In Candidatus Omnitrophota bacterium, a single genomic region encodes these proteins:
- a CDS encoding SpoIID/LytB domain-containing protein, translating to MLKRKILFSVLLLFLFFGYSNAETVFVRINVIENAPALKARVKGFYEITNPKNGSVLFRGKNLVSDVTTYTGGIMLKGIKFKGSRITLKAADTDSININNLKVRGFIEIIKDDKDKFMVVNYIEMEDYIKGILYHEVSHYWPFGVLKAQAIVSRTYAAYQLRENKAKDFDMRSDIYSQVYGGRASERYRTNKAVDETKGMIICYKGRVIPAYFHAACAGHTEDASLLWKTNLKPLKGVECNFCKDSPHFHWTYSIDKGTLIKKLSDAGHKTVSIDTIGIDGRDKSQRITDLIITSGKKTVRIPAKDFRLILGPNLIRSTNFDVKAQGDNFVFEGKGWGHGVGMCQWGAYFMAKNGAVYSDIISYYYPGTEIGYCEDMDF from the coding sequence ATGTTGAAGAGAAAAATACTGTTTTCAGTTCTATTATTATTTCTGTTTTTTGGTTACTCTAATGCCGAAACCGTCTTTGTGAGGATAAACGTAATCGAAAATGCGCCTGCGCTTAAGGCCAGGGTAAAAGGGTTTTACGAAATAACGAACCCCAAGAACGGCTCTGTGCTTTTTCGCGGCAAGAACCTAGTATCCGATGTAACAACTTATACCGGCGGCATTATGCTTAAAGGCATAAAATTCAAAGGCAGCAGGATAACGTTAAAAGCGGCTGACACAGACTCGATCAACATCAATAATCTTAAAGTAAGGGGCTTTATAGAAATAATAAAGGACGATAAGGATAAATTTATGGTAGTAAACTATATAGAGATGGAAGATTATATAAAAGGGATTCTTTACCATGAAGTCTCCCATTATTGGCCTTTCGGGGTGTTGAAGGCGCAGGCAATTGTTTCCCGGACTTATGCCGCTTATCAGCTAAGAGAGAATAAGGCGAAGGATTTTGATATGAGGAGCGATATCTATTCGCAGGTTTACGGGGGGCGTGCCTCGGAGCGGTACCGCACAAATAAAGCCGTAGATGAAACCAAGGGTATGATTATATGTTATAAAGGCAGGGTAATACCTGCTTATTTTCATGCAGCGTGCGCAGGCCACACCGAGGATGCGTCTTTGCTATGGAAAACAAATCTCAAGCCGCTTAAGGGGGTAGAATGTAATTTCTGTAAAGACTCACCGCATTTTCATTGGACATATTCTATTGATAAAGGTACTCTTATTAAGAAACTATCCGATGCGGGGCATAAAACCGTAAGCATTGACACAATAGGTATCGATGGAAGGGATAAGTCGCAGAGAATAACTGATTTAATCATAACATCCGGCAAGAAAACAGTGCGCATACCAGCTAAAGACTTCAGGCTTATCCTGGGGCCGAATCTAATAAGGAGCACTAATTTTGATGTTAAGGCCCAGGGCGATAACTTTGTATTCGAAGGCAAGGGCTGGGGCCATGGTGTCGGTATGTGCCAGTGGGGAGCTTATTTTATGGCCAAGAACGGAGCCGTTTACTCGGATATAATCAGCTATTATTATCCTGGCACAGAGATAGGATATTGCGAGGATATGGATTTTTAA
- the queA gene encoding tRNA preQ1(34) S-adenosylmethionine ribosyltransferase-isomerase QueA, with translation MKLSDFDYTLPKDLIAQHPLRERSGANLLVLNRKEETIEHRKFSDIAEYITEDDFLFLNDTKVLPCRIIGHKKTGGRVELLLLKQKEGPVFECLVKPARLKCGQEVIFDSGKISARISANNEVSFSTADIPSIYSLGVMPLPPYIKRQVSDSDSEYYQTIYARVPGSVASPTAGLHFTSGLLDKLKDNGVKIGYLTLHVGLATFKPVKSQDVVTHKMHEEYFFIPEGTIRMIDDAQRSRKNIIAVGTTTLRSIESYGQTLQSSGKTSLFIYPGYKFRYVNSMITNFHLPKTTLFILVSAFAGEKLIKKAYQEAIDRKYRFYSYGDAMLII, from the coding sequence ATGAAGCTTTCCGACTTTGATTATACCCTGCCTAAAGATTTAATCGCGCAGCACCCCCTTAGAGAGCGCTCTGGTGCCAATTTGCTGGTTTTAAACCGCAAGGAAGAAACCATCGAGCACCGTAAGTTCAGCGATATAGCAGAGTATATCACTGAAGATGATTTTTTATTCCTGAATGACACAAAAGTCCTTCCTTGCCGTATCATCGGGCATAAAAAGACAGGCGGCAGGGTAGAGCTGCTGCTGTTAAAGCAAAAGGAAGGTCCGGTATTTGAGTGCCTCGTTAAACCAGCCAGGCTTAAATGCGGGCAGGAGGTTATTTTTGATTCAGGCAAAATTTCAGCCAGGATCAGCGCCAATAACGAAGTATCATTCAGTACTGCGGATATCCCGTCAATATATTCGCTGGGTGTTATGCCGCTTCCGCCTTATATAAAACGCCAGGTTTCCGACTCTGACTCAGAATACTACCAGACCATTTACGCAAGGGTCCCTGGTTCAGTAGCTTCACCTACGGCCGGGTTGCATTTTACCAGCGGGCTATTAGATAAGCTAAAAGACAATGGCGTGAAAATCGGGTACCTGACTTTGCATGTAGGTTTAGCTACCTTTAAACCGGTAAAGAGCCAGGATGTCGTAACGCATAAGATGCATGAGGAATATTTTTTTATCCCTGAAGGAACAATTAGGATGATTGATGATGCGCAGCGGAGCAGGAAGAATATAATCGCAGTGGGGACGACTACCTTAAGGTCTATTGAGTCTTACGGCCAGACATTACAAAGTTCAGGCAAAACCAGCCTTTTTATTTACCCGGGGTATAAATTTCGTTACGTTAACTCCATGATAACTAATTTCCATCTTCCGAAAACCACATTATTCATATTGGTCAGTGCTTTTGCCGGAGAAAAGCTTATAAAAAAGGCTTACCAGGAGGCTATAGACAGGAAGTACAGGTTTTACAGTTATGGAGATGCGATGTTGATTATATAG
- a CDS encoding tRNA guanosine(34) transglycosylase Tgt has protein sequence MFELIKKDKNTKARLGKIKTAHGSIDTPCFMPVGTQATVKGLSPEELTLSGAQIILSNAYHVFLRPGMELIKKAGGLHNFMSWKGPILTDSGGYQVFSLALLRKLNDNGVEFQSHIDGLRHVFTPEDIMDIQYILGSDIIMPLDECVHYPASRDNALVAMQRTIDWARRSKIKKAELDRANKGYERLLFGIIQGSTYQDLRITCANKLTEIGFDGYAIGGVSVGEPWDLVYNIVSLTADVLPETCPRYVMGVGTPSDIIEAIDLGIDMFDCVIPTRYGRNGTAFSRQGKLVIRNAAFSQDFSPIDSGCACYACRNFSRAYIRHLFNTEEILGLRLVSLHNIYFYLDLMRQARKAIAEGSFPEFKRCFLSTYQNGGIQNAR, from the coding sequence ATGTTTGAATTAATAAAAAAAGATAAAAATACAAAGGCAAGGCTCGGTAAAATCAAGACCGCCCACGGCAGTATAGATACGCCGTGTTTTATGCCGGTAGGAACGCAGGCGACCGTAAAAGGTTTGTCGCCGGAAGAATTAACTTTAAGCGGGGCGCAGATAATACTATCTAATGCCTACCATGTTTTTTTACGGCCCGGTATGGAATTAATAAAAAAAGCAGGAGGCCTGCACAATTTTATGTCATGGAAAGGGCCGATACTTACTGACAGCGGGGGATACCAGGTATTCAGCCTTGCTTTACTAAGGAAGCTTAATGATAACGGCGTGGAATTCCAGTCTCATATAGACGGCTTAAGGCACGTCTTTACTCCCGAGGATATAATGGATATACAGTATATATTAGGCTCGGATATAATAATGCCTCTGGACGAATGCGTGCATTATCCTGCAAGCCGCGATAATGCGCTGGTAGCCATGCAGCGCACGATTGACTGGGCCAGGCGCTCAAAAATCAAAAAAGCGGAGTTGGACCGGGCAAATAAAGGATACGAAAGGTTGCTGTTTGGCATTATTCAGGGCTCAACCTATCAGGACCTGAGGATTACATGCGCCAATAAATTAACAGAAATCGGTTTCGACGGTTATGCCATCGGAGGAGTTTCTGTTGGCGAACCCTGGGACTTGGTATATAATATCGTCAGCCTGACTGCGGATGTTTTGCCGGAAACCTGCCCCCGCTATGTAATGGGAGTAGGTACTCCTTCGGATATAATAGAGGCAATTGATTTGGGGATTGATATGTTTGATTGCGTGATCCCTACGCGTTATGGAAGGAACGGAACTGCCTTTAGCCGCCAGGGCAAGCTTGTCATAAGGAATGCTGCCTTTTCACAGGACTTCAGTCCGATAGACAGCGGATGCGCATGTTATGCCTGCAGGAATTTTTCCAGGGCTTATATAAGGCACTTATTTAATACCGAAGAAATCCTCGGGCTTAGGCTGGTTTCCCTGCATAATATTTATTTTTACCTGGACCTGATGAGGCAGGCAAGGAAAGCGATAGCAGAAGGTTCTTTCCCGGAGTTTAAGAGATGTTTTTTAAGCACATATCAAAATGGGGGCATACAGAATGCGCGTTGA
- the trmD gene encoding tRNA (guanosine(37)-N1)-methyltransferase TrmD has protein sequence MRVDIISIFPKMFTPILNESIIKRAQNKGKVKIFVHDLRDYSSDKHRKVDDRPFGGGSGMVMRPEPVFNAVERIKAKPGLNRAKVVLMCPQGRKLDQKLARKLSKARHLIIICARYEGIDERVRNNLVDTEVSIGDYVLTGGELPAMVLIDSIVRLIPGVLGDKNSLNFESFEGNLLEYPQYTRPARFKGMTVPAVLLSGDHNKIEDYRKKESLKRTKQRRPDLIITSRKEH, from the coding sequence ATGCGCGTTGATATAATAAGTATATTCCCGAAAATGTTTACCCCTATCCTTAATGAATCTATTATAAAGCGCGCGCAGAATAAAGGCAAAGTCAAGATTTTCGTCCATGATCTTAGGGACTATTCTTCTGATAAGCATAGGAAGGTCGATGACAGGCCTTTTGGCGGTGGTTCAGGGATGGTGATGCGGCCTGAGCCGGTTTTTAACGCCGTAGAAAGAATAAAAGCAAAACCGGGGTTAAATAGAGCCAAAGTCGTGCTCATGTGTCCGCAAGGCCGAAAGCTGGATCAAAAACTTGCAAGAAAATTATCTAAGGCCAGGCATCTTATAATAATATGCGCACGTTATGAGGGCATAGATGAAAGGGTCAGAAACAATCTGGTTGATACGGAAGTCTCTATCGGAGATTATGTTTTGACCGGGGGCGAGCTTCCGGCAATGGTTTTAATAGACAGCATAGTAAGGCTGATACCCGGAGTATTGGGCGACAAAAATTCCTTGAATTTTGAGTCATTTGAAGGTAACCTATTAGAATATCCTCAATACACAAGGCCCGCAAGATTCAAAGGGATGACCGTCCCTGCGGTGCTTTTGTCCGGTGACCATAATAAAATCGAAGATTATAGAAAAAAAGAATCTTTAAAGAGGACAAAACAAAGAAGGCCTGATCTTATAATCACCAGCCGAAAGGAGCATTAA
- the rplS gene encoding 50S ribosomal protein L19: MDKLKLIESGFTKKEMPKFNVGDTVKVFVKIPEADDKIRLHPFEGIVIAKKGSGSRQNFTVRKVSYGEGIERVFPLFSPSIERIEIIRSGKVKRAKLYYLRGKVGKRATKIEEAESIS; the protein is encoded by the coding sequence ATGGATAAACTTAAACTTATCGAATCAGGGTTTACAAAAAAAGAAATGCCGAAATTCAATGTAGGCGATACCGTCAAGGTTTTTGTCAAGATCCCGGAAGCGGATGATAAGATCCGCCTGCACCCCTTTGAGGGGATTGTCATAGCCAAAAAAGGCTCGGGCTCAAGGCAGAACTTTACCGTTAGGAAAGTATCTTACGGCGAAGGTATCGAGAGGGTATTCCCTTTATTCTCTCCCTCCATAGAGCGTATAGAGATAATACGCTCAGGGAAGGTTAAGAGGGCCAAGCTTTATTACCTTAGAGGCAAAGTCGGTAAAAGAGCTACTAAGATAGAAGAAGCCGAATCAATATCTTAA
- a CDS encoding ribonuclease HII produces MLYYERKLKKSGYDLIIGVDEAGRGPLAGPVVAGAVCIQDKRFKSRIDDSKKLSSQQRLSAYLEIADKCFFGIGIVSEEVIDRINILKATQAAMESAIGGLLTKIKDLNKRRPYIIVDGNVKLSAAYPCLPIIDGDSKSKSIACASIMAKVTRDRIMCVYDRIYPEYGFVIHKGYPTEKHRRAIKRFGPSGIHRKTFCYAKA; encoded by the coding sequence ATGCTGTATTACGAAAGAAAATTAAAAAAGAGCGGCTACGACCTTATTATCGGAGTTGATGAAGCCGGGCGCGGCCCGCTGGCAGGTCCGGTTGTCGCTGGTGCCGTTTGTATCCAGGATAAGCGCTTTAAGAGCCGTATCGATGATTCTAAGAAATTATCCTCTCAGCAGAGGCTCAGCGCGTATTTGGAAATTGCAGATAAATGTTTTTTCGGGATAGGGATAGTAAGCGAAGAAGTGATAGACCGCATAAACATCCTTAAGGCAACGCAGGCTGCTATGGAGAGCGCCATAGGCGGACTTTTGACAAAGATAAAAGACCTGAATAAACGCAGGCCTTATATTATAGTTGACGGAAACGTAAAACTTTCGGCAGCTTATCCATGTTTGCCGATAATAGACGGAGATTCCAAGTCTAAGAGCATAGCCTGTGCTTCGATTATGGCCAAAGTAACAAGGGACAGGATAATGTGCGTCTACGACAGGATATATCCTGAATACGGGTTTGTTATTCATAAAGGTTATCCGACCGAGAAACACAGGAGGGCTATTAAAAGATTCGGGCCTTCCGGCATACACAGAAAAACTTTTTGCTATGCAAAAGCATAA
- a CDS encoding YraN family protein, whose product MQKHNNVNSGLIGENIALGFLKDNGYNIITRNYRKNSGEIDIIAKDNGYLCFIEVKSRRSCDFGRPAEFVSVQKQSRISRTAAQYLRENKIFNENARFDVVCITGDTKALPKIELIKNAFEINRRIGY is encoded by the coding sequence ATGCAAAAGCATAATAATGTTAATAGCGGGCTCATCGGTGAAAACATCGCTTTAGGTTTCCTTAAGGATAACGGTTATAATATCATAACAAGAAATTACAGGAAAAACTCAGGCGAGATTGATATTATAGCAAAAGATAACGGTTATCTTTGTTTTATAGAAGTAAAATCCAGGCGTTCGTGCGATTTTGGCCGGCCGGCTGAATTCGTTTCCGTGCAAAAACAATCCAGGATATCCAGGACTGCAGCACAGTACCTTAGAGAAAACAAGATATTCAACGAGAACGCAAGGTTTGATGTGGTCTGTATTACAGGTGATACAAAAGCCCTGCCAAAGATAGAACTCATAAAGAATGCATTTGAAATCAACAGGAGGATAGGCTATTGA
- a CDS encoding 5,10-methylenetetrahydrofolate reductase — protein sequence MTLSEKIKSGKSLLTTEIGPPKGIETKTILEDAELVRARVDGINVTDLQSSVMRLGSLAVCSLLKQKGFEPIFQVTCRDRNRLALQSDILSAAALGIENILVLTGDHPKSGDHPDAKPVFDLDSVQLLQVIKGLESGQDMNGNKLEGVLPKFCLGAVVNPGADPIEPQIIKMEKKIEAGAVFFQTQAVYDVRKFEVFIEKTRHLNTTILAGVVLLKSAGMAKFMNKNVAGVSVPDSLIAEMQQAQDKVKASVKIAAGLIKELRPMCQGIHIMPIGWDKVVPMVLDEAGL from the coding sequence ATGACTCTGAGCGAGAAGATAAAATCCGGGAAATCATTATTGACCACCGAGATCGGCCCTCCAAAAGGCATAGAGACTAAGACTATTCTTGAGGACGCAGAGCTTGTACGTGCAAGAGTAGACGGGATCAATGTTACCGACCTTCAGAGTTCAGTCATGCGCCTTGGTTCGCTTGCGGTATGCAGCCTTTTAAAACAGAAGGGTTTTGAGCCGATATTCCAGGTTACCTGCAGGGATAGAAACAGGCTTGCCTTGCAATCAGATATACTTTCTGCCGCTGCTTTAGGCATTGAAAATATTTTGGTGCTTACCGGCGATCATCCTAAATCCGGGGATCATCCCGATGCCAAGCCGGTATTCGACCTTGATTCTGTGCAATTGCTGCAAGTAATAAAAGGCTTAGAGTCAGGTCAGGATATGAACGGCAACAAGCTGGAAGGCGTTCTCCCTAAGTTTTGCCTTGGGGCAGTAGTCAACCCCGGAGCTGATCCGATAGAGCCTCAGATCATAAAGATGGAAAAGAAGATAGAAGCCGGAGCAGTGTTCTTCCAGACTCAGGCGGTTTATGATGTGAGAAAGTTTGAAGTTTTTATAGAGAAGACAAGACACCTTAATACCACAATACTTGCGGGGGTAGTCCTGCTTAAGTCGGCCGGCATGGCAAAATTTATGAATAAGAACGTTGCCGGCGTATCTGTCCCTGATTCCCTTATTGCTGAGATGCAGCAGGCACAGGATAAAGTCAAGGCTTCGGTAAAAATTGCAGCCGGATTAATCAAAGAGCTTAGGCCTATGTGCCAGGGTATCCATATTATGCCGATAGGCTGGGATAAAGTTGTGCCTATGGTATTGGATGAGGCAGGTCTTTAG
- the cdhC gene encoding CO dehydrogenase/CO-methylating acetyl-CoA synthase complex subunit beta — MSEVLINLGSKGNEAVINLTRETLNSVIAKKSGAQKIAFPETNFYLPFINAILKREVKTLGDCLQALDDALRLSKNEPSANGVNIEALGGIFNKGLSTLICEEILAALSYFDAKHPSGSGTGFLSDTLLRSLGLQLVDGRIAGIAVILGPAKDEDSAVELIRNFQSRSIVSLLAGTANGKTFKEQLEKRKIEIGLDNYIVPLGQDYLSAIYSVNWAIRAPLMYGGYKPGQWQEILNYTRTKVPAFVVLLSHVDEVLVATGLGALALGFPIITDLDVPQLGKIDTTLYEALVTEKDYKKLAGKCIETRGLKVKVTNIDIPVPYAAAFEGERVRRENLYVEFGGKGNTAFEFLACRDSKNVEDGKVELIGPEIDEKEENSKSMPLALILEVSGRKMQKDFEPILERQIHRFINYAMGVMHIGQRDMNWIRISKDAFDKGFRLKHIGVILHAMMHQEYSSIIDKVQVKMYTRKEDVERLFGHEARAAFNERDERISGMTDESVDTFYSCLLCQSFAPNHVCIITPERLGLCGAYSWLDGKASYEITPTGPNQPVAKGAVIDTKLGKWSGINDFVHLKSNKTIESVSMYSLMDSPQSSCGCFECILAIIPEANGVMVVHRDFSGMTPCGMSFTTLAGSVGGGAQTPGFLGVGKLYLASKKFISAEGGLKRLVWMPKELKEMLSDKLKKRAQELGVPGLLDKIADETVATNSQELLDFLSKVKHPALEMEPLM; from the coding sequence ATGTCAGAAGTCTTAATCAATTTAGGAAGCAAAGGGAATGAGGCGGTCATAAATTTAACCCGGGAAACATTAAATAGCGTAATAGCCAAGAAATCCGGGGCACAGAAGATCGCATTTCCTGAGACTAATTTTTACCTCCCGTTTATAAACGCGATCCTTAAAAGAGAAGTCAAGACGCTTGGTGATTGTTTACAGGCGCTGGATGATGCCTTGCGTTTGAGTAAAAACGAACCCAGCGCAAACGGAGTAAATATAGAAGCATTGGGCGGGATATTTAACAAGGGTTTATCTACGCTTATCTGCGAAGAGATACTGGCTGCCCTGAGTTATTTTGACGCTAAGCATCCCAGCGGCTCGGGAACAGGCTTTTTATCTGACACCCTGCTGCGTTCTTTAGGGTTACAGTTAGTAGACGGCAGGATAGCCGGTATCGCCGTTATATTGGGTCCGGCAAAAGACGAAGATTCAGCCGTTGAGCTGATCAGGAATTTCCAGAGCAGGAGCATAGTGAGCCTGCTGGCAGGGACCGCTAACGGTAAAACTTTTAAAGAGCAGCTTGAAAAGAGGAAGATCGAGATCGGGCTTGATAACTATATAGTCCCGTTAGGCCAGGATTATTTATCCGCGATTTATTCTGTTAATTGGGCAATCAGGGCTCCCTTGATGTACGGTGGTTATAAGCCCGGGCAATGGCAGGAGATATTGAATTACACCAGGACAAAAGTCCCGGCTTTCGTCGTCCTGTTAAGCCATGTAGATGAAGTGCTGGTCGCAACCGGGCTTGGCGCGCTGGCTTTGGGTTTTCCTATTATTACGGATCTTGATGTGCCGCAGCTGGGCAAGATCGATACTACTTTGTATGAGGCGCTGGTAACCGAGAAGGATTATAAAAAGCTTGCCGGTAAATGCATAGAGACAAGAGGATTGAAAGTCAAGGTAACTAATATTGATATTCCTGTTCCTTACGCTGCTGCTTTTGAGGGTGAGAGGGTAAGGAGAGAAAACTTATACGTTGAATTCGGCGGTAAAGGCAATACCGCTTTTGAGTTCCTTGCGTGCAGGGATTCTAAAAATGTAGAAGACGGGAAGGTGGAATTGATCGGCCCGGAAATAGACGAAAAAGAAGAAAACTCCAAGAGTATGCCGCTGGCGCTCATCCTAGAAGTCTCCGGGCGCAAAATGCAAAAAGATTTTGAACCTATATTAGAGAGACAGATCCATCGTTTTATTAACTACGCTATGGGTGTAATGCATATAGGCCAGAGGGATATGAATTGGATCAGGATATCCAAGGATGCCTTTGATAAAGGTTTCAGGCTTAAACATATCGGGGTCATCCTTCATGCCATGATGCATCAGGAGTACAGCAGTATTATTGATAAGGTCCAGGTAAAGATGTATACGCGTAAAGAGGATGTTGAAAGATTGTTTGGACATGAAGCCAGGGCAGCTTTTAATGAAAGGGATGAACGCATAAGCGGTATGACCGATGAAAGCGTGGATACTTTTTATTCCTGCCTGTTGTGCCAGTCATTTGCGCCGAACCACGTTTGCATAATCACGCCCGAGCGCCTGGGGTTATGCGGCGCCTATTCCTGGCTGGACGGCAAAGCTTCTTATGAAATAACGCCTACGGGTCCGAATCAACCGGTGGCAAAAGGCGCGGTTATCGACACCAAGTTAGGTAAATGGTCCGGGATAAACGATTTTGTGCACCTTAAGTCAAATAAGACAATTGAGAGTGTTAGCATGTATTCTTTGATGGACTCCCCTCAATCTTCATGCGGTTGTTTTGAATGCATACTTGCGATAATCCCCGAGGCAAACGGGGTTATGGTTGTGCACCGTGATTTTTCAGGCATGACCCCATGCGGTATGAGTTTCACTACTCTGGCCGGTTCTGTAGGGGGAGGGGCGCAGACTCCGGGGTTCTTGGGGGTAGGGAAGCTTTATTTGGCGAGCAAAAAATTCATAAGCGCTGAAGGCGGATTAAAAAGGCTGGTGTGGATGCCCAAGGAACTTAAAGAAATGTTGTCTGATAAGTTGAAGAAGCGCGCCCAGGAATTAGGCGTGCCCGGCCTGCTGGATAAAATAGCTGATGAGACCGTGGCGACTAATTCACAGGAACTGCTTGATTTCCTTTCTAAGGTAAAGCACCCTGCTCTTGAGATGGAGCCGTTGATGTAA